One window from the genome of Erwinia sorbitola encodes:
- a CDS encoding phytoene desaturase family protein, which produces MMKNKPTAVVIGAGASGMASALLLAMHGYEVSLVERAKKTGVTMRGFLKSRIYFDSGVHFVGELSPHGVLSAYLRYLGLESLQCLDFDQDNFETVRFSDGRQYALSVGFEAMVASLCADFPGEKVGICGYMAEVRAAYNASTFHSLQGPLSNPQENQQRWQYSLQAVIAHFTSNPYLQTLLAVPCLYHGVSPCKVSFLQHARVAGSHFNGVRTFSQGGASLVRSFEQRLREENVSLSCGNSVTKIHCDADGNLKNVELDNGECLPGSVVIYTGHPHYLPDMLPENALRPASCRRLHQLYDGMSAHLLYLTGDRHPPALLDKKNLLYCRHDRPLEQAFMPRHNGNEGPFYVMPGPSVLGNSGAHESVDYVAVIPCDATEYHAFYGSGVGKRPAAYRQQKKRRLAELAASMHRALPELATLRMVDGATPLTLQKYLNTPHAGMYGAAHDMTQFNPQPTTRLPGLYLAGQAVTGPGILGAVISAFLACGYPLGHQNLLDGVRICR; this is translated from the coding sequence ATGATGAAAAATAAACCTACCGCTGTGGTCATCGGTGCTGGCGCTTCCGGTATGGCTTCTGCGCTATTGCTGGCGATGCATGGCTATGAGGTTTCTCTGGTTGAGCGTGCGAAAAAAACCGGCGTAACGATGCGCGGTTTTTTGAAAAGTCGTATCTATTTCGATAGCGGCGTGCATTTTGTCGGAGAGCTGTCGCCACATGGTGTACTGAGCGCCTATCTGCGCTATCTCGGTTTGGAATCGTTGCAGTGCCTCGACTTCGATCAGGATAACTTTGAAACCGTACGTTTTTCGGACGGCAGACAATATGCGCTGTCGGTGGGGTTTGAAGCGATGGTAGCCAGTCTGTGCGCCGATTTTCCGGGGGAAAAAGTCGGTATCTGCGGCTATATGGCAGAGGTCAGAGCCGCTTATAACGCATCCACGTTCCATTCATTGCAGGGGCCATTAAGCAATCCGCAAGAAAATCAGCAGCGCTGGCAATACTCATTGCAGGCGGTTATTGCGCACTTTACCAGCAACCCTTATCTGCAAACGCTGCTGGCGGTGCCCTGCCTCTACCACGGCGTATCACCCTGTAAGGTTTCATTCCTGCAACATGCCCGTGTAGCCGGTAGCCACTTTAATGGTGTACGTACTTTCTCACAGGGAGGAGCTTCACTGGTGCGCTCATTTGAGCAGCGACTACGCGAAGAGAACGTTTCGTTATCCTGTGGAAACAGCGTCACTAAAATCCACTGCGACGCTGATGGCAACCTGAAAAACGTCGAGCTGGATAACGGTGAATGCCTGCCTGGTTCTGTGGTGATTTATACCGGCCATCCGCACTATTTACCGGATATGCTGCCGGAAAATGCCCTTCGCCCGGCGTCCTGTCGCCGCCTGCACCAGCTGTATGACGGAATGTCAGCTCACCTGCTGTATCTCACAGGCGATCGGCATCCCCCTGCTCTGCTGGACAAAAAAAATCTGCTGTACTGCCGTCACGATCGGCCGCTTGAGCAGGCGTTTATGCCCCGGCATAACGGTAATGAGGGGCCATTTTATGTTATGCCCGGCCCTTCGGTACTCGGCAACAGCGGTGCGCATGAGTCGGTGGATTATGTCGCCGTTATTCCCTGTGATGCCACCGAGTATCACGCCTTTTATGGCAGCGGGGTGGGTAAACGTCCGGCTGCCTATCGCCAACAGAAAAAACGTCGACTGGCCGAGCTGGCCGCATCCATGCACCGGGCACTGCCAGAGCTGGCAACGCTGCGGATGGTCGACGGTGCAACCCCTTTGACCTTGCAGAAATACCTGAACACCCCCCATGCGGGGATGTATGGCGCGGCCCATGATATGACGCAGTTTAATCCTCAGCCCACCACTCGTCTGCCCGGGCTGTACCTGGCCGGACAGGCAGTAACCGGCCCTGGCATACTCGGTGCGGTGATCTCCGCTTTTCTGGCCTGCGGTTATCCGCTTGGTCACCAGAACTTGCTGGATGGGGTCAGAATATGTCGTTAA
- a CDS encoding phosphopantetheine-binding protein — MDQSSLKEKINQVLLQEFELEPGDMVSEALLYEDLGLDSLDAVDMVVSFEKAFAINIGKNTELVSIKTLGELQEFIIRIIAAQHG; from the coding sequence ATGGATCAAAGTTCTCTGAAAGAAAAAATCAATCAGGTTCTTTTACAGGAATTTGAACTGGAACCTGGCGATATGGTTAGCGAAGCCCTTCTCTACGAAGATCTCGGTCTGGACAGCCTGGACGCGGTGGATATGGTGGTGAGTTTTGAAAAAGCATTTGCGATAAACATAGGGAAAAATACTGAACTGGTATCGATAAAAACGCTCGGAGAGCTCCAGGAATTTATTATCCGCATTATTGCAGCACAACACGGCTGA
- a CDS encoding alpha/beta hydrolase, with protein MTNAIFFKGSRIAVLLIHGLTGTPKEMGSVAMRLHRYGFTVSIPVLPGHCSDMSALLDSDRQQWLAAIAVEYQRLHRAGYVVFAGGLSVGASLSILLAHQFPELRGLALYAITLKCNGWAVSKLSFLLPLLLNIPLFRNHFRFKESFPYGIKNPQLRERVLIKLQSGDSAAAGHTNTPGVILREILRIAAEAKKVMPEIKTPALLIHAQEDDLSDISNSRYVERHYGGKTVFVRLEQSYHLVTIDQERHRVADITAGFFYQQLNEEERHELAQHARKPVPGSAGQPEGHYSEGSSES; from the coding sequence ATGACAAATGCCATTTTTTTTAAGGGGAGCCGGATTGCGGTGTTGCTCATTCATGGCCTGACGGGAACGCCCAAAGAGATGGGCTCCGTGGCAATGCGTTTACATCGCTACGGTTTCACTGTTTCCATCCCGGTGTTACCCGGCCACTGTAGTGATATGAGTGCATTATTAGACAGCGATCGACAACAGTGGCTGGCTGCTATCGCTGTGGAATATCAGCGTCTGCACAGGGCTGGCTATGTGGTTTTTGCTGGCGGACTTTCGGTCGGTGCCTCGCTGAGTATTTTGCTGGCGCATCAGTTCCCGGAGCTGCGCGGGCTGGCGCTGTATGCAATCACCCTGAAATGCAACGGCTGGGCGGTGTCAAAGTTATCGTTCTTGCTGCCGCTGCTGCTAAATATTCCGCTATTTCGCAACCACTTTCGCTTTAAGGAGTCATTTCCTTATGGGATTAAAAATCCACAGCTACGTGAACGTGTTCTTATTAAATTACAGAGCGGTGACAGTGCCGCCGCCGGACACACCAATACACCGGGGGTAATTTTGCGGGAGATTTTACGTATCGCTGCGGAAGCAAAAAAGGTGATGCCGGAAATTAAGACCCCCGCGTTGCTGATCCATGCACAAGAAGACGATCTCTCAGATATCTCCAACTCGCGCTATGTTGAACGCCATTACGGCGGCAAAACCGTTTTTGTGCGGCTGGAGCAGAGTTACCATCTGGTGACTATCGATCAGGAGCGCCATCGGGTGGCGGATATAACTGCTGGTTTCTTTTATCAACAGTTAAATGAAGAGGAGCGCCATGAGCTGGCACAGCATGCCCGTAAACCTGTCCCGGGGAGCGCCGGTCAACCGGAAGGCCACTATTCAGAAGGTTCTTCTGAGTCATAA
- a CDS encoding YoaK family small membrane protein, with amino-acid sequence MNKRAIAPTLIFVAAMAFLVWFIASGAAMPGS; translated from the coding sequence GTGAATAAAAGAGCCATTGCCCCGACCCTGATTTTTGTTGCCGCGATGGCATTTCTGGTGTGGTTTATCGCCTCAGGCGCGGCAATGCCGGGCAGCTGA
- a CDS encoding SMI1/KNR4 family protein yields MSTSQGRMMTTSTAKLLSLCSDSLAAAPQDMHFTTTVNPALVEELRQMLIQKNGCYGFVSALHIFPWQATDSEHGLQQWNQPELWIDAFQDMARDALFFAEDIFGVQFCLRQDGVFSFEPETGEFSWLAASLEHWSALILEEYSVLTGYPLAQDWQDQHGALPAGCRLVPKTPFIAGGEFVPENLHAVRSEEGMRSRAQFAVQIRNLPDGTRIAVTPSDPEE; encoded by the coding sequence ATGTCGACATCTCAGGGCCGTATGATGACCACCTCAACTGCAAAACTTCTCTCCCTCTGTAGTGACAGCCTTGCTGCCGCCCCGCAGGATATGCACTTCACTACCACGGTTAACCCCGCGCTGGTGGAAGAACTGCGTCAAATGCTTATCCAAAAAAACGGCTGCTATGGTTTTGTTTCTGCACTCCATATCTTCCCCTGGCAGGCTACCGACAGTGAACACGGCCTGCAACAGTGGAACCAGCCGGAACTATGGATAGATGCGTTTCAGGATATGGCGCGCGATGCGCTGTTCTTTGCAGAAGATATCTTTGGCGTGCAGTTTTGCCTGCGGCAGGATGGCGTGTTCAGCTTTGAGCCAGAAACGGGCGAGTTTAGCTGGCTGGCAGCAAGTCTGGAGCACTGGAGCGCCCTGATTCTGGAAGAGTATTCCGTGTTGACCGGCTATCCGCTGGCGCAGGACTGGCAGGATCAGCATGGCGCACTGCCTGCTGGCTGCCGTCTGGTGCCCAAAACACCGTTTATTGCCGGCGGTGAGTTTGTGCCGGAAAATCTTCATGCGGTACGCAGCGAAGAGGGCATGCGCAGCCGTGCTCAGTTTGCCGTTCAGATCAGGAATCTGCCTGACGGAACGCGCATTGCTGTCACTCCATCCGATCCGGAAGAGTGA
- the ymcF gene encoding cold shock small protein YmcF — MSLKIKICRSIIQNIKYQCPSCHGCQYRFSPFSITAKNPHGANCIFCKAQMVCLPAAAVAA, encoded by the coding sequence ATTTCTCTTAAAATAAAAATATGTAGGTCTATTATCCAAAATATTAAATATCAGTGCCCGTCTTGTCACGGATGTCAGTACCGCTTTTCACCTTTCAGTATCACCGCTAAAAATCCCCATGGTGCCAACTGCATTTTCTGTAAAGCACAGATGGTTTGTCTGCCCGCTGCGGCTGTAGCTGCGTAG
- a CDS encoding copper resistance protein: MATRQRIAGGFLALACLVILVCMAQRVASLHALQMPLAPASSSTGDTLPNSADEPATSPCELSGKTLLLAMPLLFESALPAVAILLLVLAVRCTLPLIFPPPRSTRAPLLRIHLLHCNFRE, encoded by the coding sequence ATGGCAACACGGCAACGCATTGCAGGGGGTTTTCTGGCACTCGCGTGCCTGGTCATACTGGTCTGTATGGCACAGCGCGTGGCGAGCCTGCACGCCCTGCAAATGCCCCTGGCACCTGCCTCCTCCAGCACTGGCGATACCCTGCCAAATAGCGCTGACGAACCCGCCACCTCCCCCTGTGAGCTAAGTGGAAAAACTCTGCTGCTGGCGATGCCGCTGCTGTTTGAAAGCGCCCTTCCGGCTGTAGCAATACTGCTGTTGGTGCTGGCAGTACGCTGCACTCTTCCACTGATTTTTCCTCCGCCGCGCAGCACTCGCGCTCCGCTGCTACGCATCCACCTTCTGCACTGTAATTTCCGCGAATGA
- a CDS encoding protein-disulfide reductase DsbD family protein, translating into MFTLIRSFALLLLFWLPALQAADSGWLQNPQNSHAQVRLRADHSQADRTLILLDIQLQDGWKTYWRSPGEGGIAPEIRWQNSAINARWFWPLPQRFDVAGISTQGYHQRVTLPITLSGPVPDNLAGVLTLSTCSNVCILTDYPFSLDLAASADVSFAHDYAQAMGRVPIESGLTDSVTAGYQQGELQIIAGRPDGWQHPALFIDTLEGASFGEPRFTLNGSQLVAHIPVSDEWGDSAPDIAGKNLSLVLADGGLAQQITLPVSAGVPFNSPAVPFWQMLLIALAGGFILNLMPCVLPVLGMKLGTIIHAERRDRRSVRLQFLASSAGIIASFLALALLMTALRLGNHALGWGIQFQNPWFIGVMVAVTLLFSASLFGLLHLRLPSAFNTRLATHSGRGLGGHFCQGAFATLLATPCSAPFLGTAVAFALAAPLPLLWVMFVALGIGMSLPWLLIAAWPVLALKMPRPGRWMNGLQTLLGMLMLGSCFWLISLLVNHIGFTATLLVAAIIALLLLAALIKQWGIRRTGSVVAVLLLTAGGLWQAGFYGGNTPAKYALQDRLNWQPLSEQAIRQALDARKRVFIDVTADWCVTCKANKYNVLLRDDVQQALLADDVVTLRGDWSRPSAEIARFLQQRGSAAVPFNQIYGPGVPHGVVLSPLLDRADLLKILDDAKGTEQ; encoded by the coding sequence ATGTTTACGCTTATCAGGAGCTTTGCTCTCCTGCTGTTGTTCTGGCTACCTGCGCTTCAGGCGGCTGACAGCGGCTGGCTGCAAAATCCGCAAAACAGCCACGCTCAGGTGCGCCTGCGCGCCGACCACTCCCAGGCTGACCGCACCCTTATCCTGCTGGATATTCAGTTGCAGGACGGCTGGAAAACCTACTGGCGCTCGCCGGGTGAAGGCGGTATTGCCCCAGAGATCCGCTGGCAAAACAGCGCAATCAATGCCCGCTGGTTCTGGCCGTTACCGCAGCGTTTTGACGTCGCCGGTATCAGCACCCAGGGTTATCATCAGCGGGTAACGCTACCGATTACGCTATCCGGCCCGGTGCCGGACAACCTTGCCGGAGTCCTGACGCTCTCCACCTGTAGTAACGTCTGTATCCTGACCGATTACCCGTTCAGCCTCGATCTGGCCGCCTCTGCGGATGTGTCGTTCGCCCATGATTACGCCCAGGCGATGGGCCGCGTGCCGATTGAAAGCGGTCTGACTGACAGCGTTACAGCGGGTTATCAGCAGGGTGAGCTACAGATTATCGCCGGTCGTCCGGACGGCTGGCAGCACCCTGCACTGTTTATTGATACGCTGGAAGGTGCCAGCTTTGGCGAGCCGCGTTTCACCCTTAACGGATCGCAGCTGGTGGCACATATACCGGTCAGTGATGAATGGGGTGACAGCGCGCCGGATATCGCCGGGAAAAACCTCTCACTGGTGCTGGCCGATGGTGGTCTGGCGCAACAAATCACCCTGCCGGTCAGTGCAGGTGTGCCGTTTAATTCCCCGGCAGTACCGTTCTGGCAGATGCTGCTGATAGCGCTGGCGGGGGGATTTATCCTCAATCTGATGCCCTGTGTGCTGCCGGTGCTGGGGATGAAACTCGGTACGATTATCCATGCTGAACGGCGCGATCGTCGCAGCGTTCGCTTGCAGTTCCTCGCCTCCAGTGCCGGGATTATTGCCTCGTTTCTGGCGCTGGCACTGCTGATGACAGCGCTGCGCCTGGGTAATCACGCCCTGGGTTGGGGTATTCAGTTCCAGAACCCGTGGTTTATTGGCGTGATGGTAGCGGTGACGCTGCTGTTCAGTGCCAGCCTGTTCGGCCTGCTGCATCTGCGCCTGCCCTCCGCATTCAATACCCGGCTGGCCACCCATTCCGGCCGGGGGCTGGGCGGGCATTTCTGCCAGGGGGCGTTTGCCACTCTGCTGGCGACCCCCTGCTCGGCTCCTTTTTTGGGAACGGCAGTAGCCTTTGCGCTGGCGGCCCCGCTGCCGCTGCTGTGGGTGATGTTTGTTGCCCTTGGCATTGGCATGAGTCTGCCCTGGCTGTTGATTGCCGCCTGGCCTGTGCTGGCGCTGAAAATGCCGCGTCCGGGGCGCTGGATGAATGGGCTACAGACGTTGTTAGGTATGCTGATGCTTGGTTCCTGCTTCTGGTTAATCAGCCTGCTGGTCAATCATATTGGCTTCACCGCAACTCTGCTCGTGGCAGCAATAATCGCCCTGCTGCTGCTGGCCGCACTGATAAAACAGTGGGGCATCCGGCGCACGGGCAGCGTAGTGGCGGTGCTGTTACTCACTGCGGGCGGCCTGTGGCAGGCTGGCTTTTATGGCGGCAACACGCCGGCAAAATATGCGTTGCAGGATCGGCTCAACTGGCAGCCGCTATCGGAACAGGCAATCCGCCAGGCGCTGGATGCCCGAAAGCGGGTGTTTATCGATGTCACCGCCGACTGGTGTGTGACCTGTAAAGCCAATAAATATAACGTACTGCTGCGCGATGATGTGCAGCAGGCGCTGCTGGCGGATGACGTCGTCACCCTACGCGGTGACTGGAGCCGTCCTTCGGCTGAGATCGCCCGTTTCCTGCAACAACGCGGCAGCGCTGCCGTCCCCTTTAATCAAATTTATGGCCCGGGCGTCCCGCACGGAGTGGTGCTCTCTCCGCTGCTTGACCGTGCCGACCTGCTGAAAATCCTGGATGATGCCAAAGGAACTGAACAATGA
- a CDS encoding DsbA family protein: protein MKKSLTALLLVTTPLWAAAPFTAEQEARIKQLIRETLVENPQILSEAADAYQQQTQKQQADVIGQVIEQNKAALYEDAGSPRIGAKNAKLTLVSFTDYNCPYCKQFDLLLEKIVQKNPDVAVIIKPLPYRSESSLTAAREVLTLWQQQPDRWLALHQRLMAKKGYHDDASIQAAEQKLGITIEQPDKQSLETVNTNLKLAQHLGIEGTPATLIGNHLLPGAVSWEELESLVKQQLAQTP, encoded by the coding sequence ATGAAAAAATCCCTGACAGCCCTGTTACTGGTGACCACTCCCCTGTGGGCCGCTGCGCCGTTTACTGCGGAACAGGAAGCGCGTATTAAACAGCTGATCCGTGAAACACTGGTGGAAAACCCGCAAATTCTCTCTGAAGCCGCCGATGCTTACCAACAACAGACGCAGAAACAGCAGGCCGATGTTATCGGGCAGGTGATTGAGCAGAATAAAGCCGCGCTGTATGAGGACGCAGGATCGCCGCGTATCGGTGCAAAGAACGCCAAACTGACGCTGGTTTCATTTACCGATTACAACTGCCCTTACTGCAAACAGTTCGATCTGCTGCTGGAAAAAATTGTGCAGAAAAACCCTGATGTCGCAGTGATCATCAAGCCGCTGCCGTATCGTTCCGAGAGTTCATTAACCGCTGCACGCGAAGTGCTGACACTCTGGCAGCAACAGCCGGATCGCTGGCTGGCACTGCACCAGCGGCTGATGGCGAAGAAAGGCTACCACGACGACGCCAGTATTCAGGCCGCTGAACAGAAGCTTGGCATCACCATTGAGCAGCCGGATAAGCAGAGTCTGGAGACGGTCAATACTAACCTGAAGCTGGCACAGCATCTGGGGATTGAAGGCACTCCTGCCACGCTGATTGGCAACCATCTGCTGCCCGGAGCCGTCTCGTGGGAGGAGCTGGAAAGCCTGGTGAAACAACAGCTGGCGCAGACGCCATGA
- a CDS encoding protein disulfide oxidoreductase → MSRLKRWGRDLLVLALLMLVMIWVMDSWRAPQVPLAFADQPMHTVDGREVTLSTLSQERPLLVYFWASWCNICRFTTPAVAAMAEDGSNVIGIVLRSGEDAKVERYLQAKEYRMPLINDQDGRLSASWQVSVTPTLVIIDKGRVVSSTSGFTSSWGIKLRLWWAGWR, encoded by the coding sequence ATGAGCCGCCTGAAACGCTGGGGGCGCGATCTGCTGGTGCTGGCGCTGCTGATGCTGGTGATGATCTGGGTGATGGACAGCTGGCGTGCCCCACAGGTGCCGCTGGCCTTTGCCGACCAGCCAATGCATACCGTTGACGGGAGAGAGGTCACGCTGAGTACCCTGAGCCAGGAGCGCCCGCTTTTGGTCTATTTTTGGGCCAGCTGGTGCAATATCTGCCGTTTTACCACGCCAGCGGTAGCGGCGATGGCGGAGGATGGCAGCAACGTAATTGGCATCGTATTGCGCTCCGGCGAGGATGCCAAAGTTGAGCGCTACTTACAGGCAAAAGAGTATCGAATGCCGCTGATTAACGACCAGGACGGCAGGCTTTCAGCCAGCTGGCAGGTAAGCGTCACGCCAACGCTGGTGATCATTGATAAAGGCAGGGTGGTAAGTTCCACCTCAGGCTTTACCAGCAGCTGGGGCATAAAACTGCGGCTGTGGTGGGCAGGCTGGCGCTGA